A window of Candidatus Falkowbacteria bacterium genomic DNA:
GTTAGATAAGGAATTTTCAAGCAAGGATACATTTTATCAAACTTAACTTTTTGTTCTGCTAGATAGCGATCGTAACCAGCTTCATCGCCAGGAAAGAGTCGAGTAATTTCTTGCTTTAATTTTTGCTTATCAAAATAAACATGAAAATCTCGTCCATCACTAAAGTGAAGACGATACATTGTTTCTAGCCTTTTAAGTTCAACGTAATCAGACAATTTTTTCCCAGACATTGCAAAAACTTCTTCGAAAATTTGTGGCAGCATTACAAAGGTAGGACCTAGTTCAAACAAAAAATCTCCTTCTTTGTGCGGCGACGTTCGACCGCCGACATAACTTTGTTTTTCGTACACCGTAACATCGTAGCCGCGATGAGCTAAAATCATGCCTGAGCTAAGACCGCCAGGACCGGCGCCGATAATTATGACTTTCTTTTTGCTATTCATATTTGATTGGGCAAGTATTTTTGCCGATTAAAGCATAAAAGGCACACCAACCAGCGAGGGCTTCGTAAATCGTAAATAAACCTACTAAGGCAACAATAATTCTTACGACCACAGAGAACGAAGCTAAT
This region includes:
- a CDS encoding DUF2892 domain-containing protein, with product MKKNIGKLDRLGRLFLGIVCLIIALLASFSVVVRIIVALVGLFTIYEALAGWCAFYALIGKNTCPIKYE